One Streptomyces lincolnensis genomic region harbors:
- a CDS encoding MFS transporter, giving the protein METEARNPRRWWILVVLCLSTLVLVVDNMALTVAVPAMTADIGASAQDTQWILDSYILVFAGLLLTSGSLGDRFGRRKVMLIGLVLFGAASLAASFCEGPGEVIAVRIAMGVGGALIMPSTLSILITVFDEDERGKAMAAWGSVSMLGLVGSPVLGGVLIEHFSWQAIFFINVPVVVLALVAGLTLMPESKAPWQKPDPLGAVLSAVGMTALVWWIIELPQHGAFGGRATLTLVTAVLALAGFVVWENVTKSPMVPLVLFKHRNFSGGSLSLALVQIGNGGLLLVLTQYLQFVLDYSAMEAGLAFLPLAVAALVGNGVGVKLAATYGNRWVIFTGMLVMVACFALMATVSADSGFTVPAVALGLLGLGAGLAMPAAVNALMGTIPEDKAGVGSALNDTVQQAGTALGIAILGSLLSSGFASRMPAGVPEEARHSIAGALAAADGDAGLVRAAREAFTASMSMTFAVSAIGVLVAAVLAALVMRDGKGGRGAGGDRAGAAAAGENDAKKAELVA; this is encoded by the coding sequence ATGGAAACCGAAGCGCGCAACCCACGACGTTGGTGGATCCTCGTCGTGCTCTGCCTGAGCACGCTGGTCCTGGTGGTCGACAACATGGCCCTGACCGTCGCGGTGCCCGCCATGACCGCCGACATCGGTGCGAGCGCCCAGGACACCCAGTGGATCCTCGACTCCTACATCCTGGTCTTCGCGGGCCTCCTGCTGACCTCGGGCAGCCTGGGCGACCGCTTCGGCCGGCGGAAGGTGATGCTGATCGGCCTGGTGCTCTTCGGAGCGGCCTCACTGGCCGCGTCCTTCTGTGAGGGCCCCGGCGAGGTGATCGCCGTCCGCATAGCAATGGGTGTCGGAGGCGCGCTGATCATGCCGTCGACCCTCTCGATCCTCATCACCGTCTTCGACGAGGACGAGCGCGGCAAGGCGATGGCGGCCTGGGGCTCGGTGTCGATGCTGGGCCTGGTCGGCAGCCCGGTCCTGGGCGGGGTCCTGATCGAGCACTTCTCCTGGCAGGCGATCTTCTTCATCAACGTGCCCGTCGTCGTCCTGGCCCTCGTCGCCGGGCTGACCCTCATGCCGGAGTCGAAGGCGCCCTGGCAGAAGCCGGACCCGCTCGGCGCGGTGCTCTCCGCGGTGGGCATGACCGCCCTGGTCTGGTGGATCATCGAGCTCCCGCAGCACGGGGCCTTCGGCGGCCGGGCGACCCTCACCCTGGTCACCGCGGTCCTGGCCCTGGCCGGCTTCGTGGTCTGGGAGAACGTCACGAAGTCGCCCATGGTCCCGCTGGTCCTCTTCAAGCACCGCAACTTCAGCGGGGGTTCGCTCTCCCTGGCCCTCGTCCAGATCGGCAACGGCGGTCTCCTGCTGGTCCTCACCCAGTACCTCCAGTTCGTGCTCGACTACTCGGCGATGGAGGCGGGCCTGGCGTTCCTGCCGCTGGCGGTCGCGGCGCTGGTCGGCAACGGGGTGGGCGTCAAACTCGCCGCCACCTACGGCAACCGGTGGGTGATCTTCACGGGGATGCTGGTGATGGTGGCCTGCTTCGCCCTGATGGCCACGGTCTCGGCCGACTCCGGCTTCACGGTCCCGGCGGTGGCCCTGGGCCTGCTCGGTCTCGGTGCGGGTCTCGCGATGCCGGCCGCGGTCAACGCGCTGATGGGCACGATCCCCGAGGACAAGGCGGGCGTCGGCTCGGCCCTGAACGACACCGTCCAGCAGGCCGGTACCGCCCTCGGGATCGCGATCCTCGGCTCGCTGCTGTCGAGCGGGTTCGCGTCCAGGATGCCGGCCGGGGTGCCCGAGGAGGCCCGGCACTCGATCGCGGGGGCGCTGGCCGCCGCCGACGGCGACGCGGGGCTGGTGCGCGCGGCCCGCGAGGCCTTCACCGCCTCCATGTCCATGACCTTCGCGGTGAGCGCGATCGGTGTCCTGGTGGCGGCGGTGCTGGCGGCGCTGGTGATGCGGGACGGGAAGGGTGGGAGAGGTGCTGGCGGTGACCGGGCCGGGGCGGCGGCGGCCGGCGAGAACGACGCGAAGAAGGCGGAACTCGTCGCCTGA
- a CDS encoding LURP-one-related/scramblase family protein, which yields MRFLVRDRLLGIGDDYWIEDDRGEKVFLVDGKAMRLRDTFELKDRQGRVLIDIRQKMFALRDTMVIERDGEPLATIRRKRLSLLRNHYRVSLADGSTELDVSGKVLDREFAVEYDGELLAVVSRRWLRVRETYGVDVVREDTDPALLIAVAVCVIHLAEKERED from the coding sequence ATGAGATTCCTCGTACGCGACCGGCTCCTCGGCATCGGTGACGACTACTGGATCGAGGACGACCGGGGCGAGAAGGTGTTCCTCGTCGACGGCAAGGCGATGCGGCTGCGGGACACCTTCGAGCTCAAGGACCGCCAGGGACGGGTCCTGATCGACATCCGGCAGAAGATGTTCGCCCTGCGCGACACGATGGTCATCGAGCGGGACGGCGAGCCGCTGGCGACGATCAGGAGGAAGCGCCTGTCCCTGCTGCGCAACCACTACCGGGTCTCCCTCGCCGACGGCAGCACCGAGCTCGACGTCAGCGGCAAGGTCCTCGACCGCGAGTTCGCCGTCGAGTACGACGGTGAGCTGCTGGCCGTCGTCTCCCGCCGCTGGCTGCGGGTGCGGGAGACCTACGGCGTCGACGTGGTCCGGGAGGACACGGATCCGGCGCTGCTGATCGCGGTGGCGGTGTGCGTGATCCACCTGGCGGAGAAGGAACGGGAGGACTGA
- a CDS encoding intradiol ring-cleavage dioxygenase, protein MHGHHGDEVHEHDRGLSYDLPVLARRRMIRLMAGASLVPLVGCSSEDGTAASAPSSQASPGDASSPATDASVECAPIPEETEGPFPGDGSNGVNVLKESGVVRSDVTRSFGDSAGGTAEGVPLTITLTVVDAASGCGTPKKGAAVYIWQCDREGRYSLYNDGVTDENYLRGVQEADDQGRVTFKSIFPGCYPGRWPHVHFEVFGSLADATAARSITNTSQLALPQDVSETVYATDGYGESVRNLGELSLESDMVFRDGHDQQLATVTGSTGRGYTASLTVPV, encoded by the coding sequence ATGCACGGACACCACGGCGATGAGGTCCACGAGCACGACAGGGGACTCTCCTACGACCTTCCCGTCCTGGCCCGCCGCCGGATGATCCGGCTGATGGCGGGGGCGAGCCTGGTTCCGCTGGTGGGCTGCTCGTCGGAGGACGGGACGGCCGCTTCGGCGCCCTCCTCCCAGGCGTCCCCGGGTGACGCCTCCTCGCCGGCCACCGACGCCTCCGTCGAGTGCGCGCCAATCCCGGAGGAGACCGAGGGCCCCTTCCCCGGCGACGGTTCCAACGGCGTGAACGTCCTCAAGGAGAGCGGTGTCGTGCGCAGCGACGTCACCAGGAGCTTCGGCGACTCCGCGGGCGGCACCGCCGAGGGCGTGCCGCTGACGATCACGCTCACGGTGGTGGACGCCGCCTCCGGCTGCGGCACCCCCAAGAAGGGCGCCGCCGTCTACATCTGGCAGTGCGACCGGGAGGGCAGGTACTCCCTGTACAACGACGGCGTGACGGACGAGAACTATCTGCGCGGCGTCCAGGAGGCGGACGACCAGGGGCGGGTCACGTTCAAGAGCATCTTCCCGGGCTGCTACCCGGGCCGCTGGCCGCACGTCCACTTCGAGGTCTTCGGCAGTCTGGCCGACGCCACGGCGGCCCGGTCCATCACGAACACCTCGCAGCTCGCGCTGCCGCAGGACGTGAGCGAGACGGTGTACGCCACCGACGGCTACGGCGAGAGCGTGCGCAACCTTGGCGAGCTGTCCCTGGAGTCGGACATGGTCTTCCGCGACGGCCACGACCAGCAGCTCGCGACGGTCACGGGGAGCACCGGGCGGGGGTACACCGCGAGCCTGACCGTGCCGGTGTGA
- a CDS encoding acyl-CoA dehydrogenase — translation MGHYKSNLRDIEFNLFEVLGRDKLYGTGPFEEMDVETAKSILEELTRLAENELAESFTDGDRTPPVFDPETNTAPVPASFKKSYKAFMDSEYWRLGLPEEIGGTTSPRSLIWAFAELILGANPAVWMYSSGPAFAGILFEEGNEVQKHIAKVAVEKQWGSTMVLTEPDAGSDVGAGRTKAVQQEDGSWHIEGVKRFITSGEHDMEENILHYVLARPEGHGPGTKGLSLFLVPKYLFDFETGELGERNGVYATNVEHKMGLKASNTCEMTFGDRHPAKGWLIGDKHDGIRQMFRIIEFARMMVGTKAISTLSTGYLNALEYAKERVQGPDLANFMDKTAPKVTITHHPDVRRSLMTQKAYAEGMRALVLHTAAVQDEIQVKEAAGEDFSALEALNDLLLPIVKGYGSEKGYEQLAQSLQTFGGSGFLQEYPIEQYIRDAKIDTLYEGTTAIQGQDFFFRKIVRNQGAALNSLAEDIKKFLALGTGGDELAGAREHLAKAAVELEAIVGLMLTDLAATEQDVKNIYKVGLNTTRLLMASGDVVVGYLLLRGAAVAAEKLEAASTKAVSAKDVAFYTGKIAAAKFFAADVLPGVTLARKIAEGVELDLMELDEAAF, via the coding sequence ATGGGGCACTACAAGTCGAATCTCCGCGACATCGAGTTCAATCTCTTCGAGGTGCTCGGACGCGACAAGCTGTACGGCACCGGTCCGTTCGAGGAGATGGACGTCGAGACCGCGAAGAGCATCCTTGAGGAGCTGACGCGTCTCGCGGAGAACGAACTGGCGGAGTCCTTCACGGACGGCGACCGCACCCCGCCGGTCTTCGACCCCGAGACGAACACCGCGCCCGTACCGGCGTCCTTCAAGAAGAGCTACAAGGCCTTCATGGACTCCGAGTACTGGCGGCTCGGCCTGCCCGAGGAGATCGGCGGCACCACCTCGCCCCGCTCCCTGATCTGGGCCTTCGCCGAGCTGATCCTGGGCGCCAACCCGGCCGTCTGGATGTACTCCTCGGGCCCCGCGTTCGCCGGCATCCTCTTCGAGGAGGGCAACGAGGTCCAGAAGCACATCGCCAAGGTCGCCGTGGAGAAGCAGTGGGGCTCCACGATGGTCCTCACCGAGCCCGACGCGGGTTCCGACGTCGGCGCCGGCCGCACCAAGGCGGTCCAGCAGGAGGACGGCTCCTGGCACATCGAGGGCGTGAAGCGGTTCATCACCTCCGGTGAGCACGACATGGAGGAGAACATCCTCCACTACGTCCTCGCGCGTCCCGAGGGCCACGGCCCCGGCACCAAGGGCCTGTCCCTCTTCCTCGTCCCGAAGTACCTCTTCGACTTCGAGACCGGCGAGCTGGGCGAGCGCAACGGCGTCTACGCCACCAACGTCGAGCACAAGATGGGCCTGAAGGCCTCCAACACCTGCGAGATGACCTTCGGCGACCGGCACCCCGCCAAGGGCTGGCTGATCGGCGACAAGCACGACGGCATCCGCCAGATGTTCCGCATCATCGAGTTCGCCCGCATGATGGTCGGCACGAAGGCGATCTCCACGCTGTCGACGGGCTACCTGAACGCGCTGGAGTACGCCAAGGAGCGCGTCCAGGGTCCCGACCTGGCGAACTTCATGGACAAGACCGCGCCGAAGGTCACCATCACCCACCACCCCGACGTACGCCGTTCGCTGATGACGCAGAAGGCGTACGCGGAGGGCATGCGCGCCCTCGTCCTCCACACGGCCGCCGTCCAGGACGAGATCCAGGTCAAGGAGGCGGCGGGCGAGGACTTCTCCGCCCTGGAGGCGCTGAACGACCTGCTGCTGCCGATCGTCAAGGGCTACGGCTCCGAGAAGGGCTACGAGCAGCTCGCCCAGTCGCTCCAGACCTTCGGCGGCTCCGGGTTCCTCCAGGAGTACCCGATCGAGCAGTACATCCGCGACGCCAAGATCGACACCCTGTACGAGGGCACCACCGCGATCCAGGGCCAGGACTTCTTCTTCCGGAAGATCGTCCGCAACCAGGGCGCGGCGCTGAACTCCCTCGCCGAGGACATCAAGAAGTTCCTGGCGCTCGGCACCGGCGGCGACGAGCTGGCCGGGGCCCGCGAGCACCTGGCCAAGGCGGCCGTCGAGCTGGAGGCCATCGTCGGCCTGATGCTGACCGACCTCGCGGCCACCGAGCAGGACGTCAAGAACATCTACAAGGTGGGCCTGAACACCACCCGCCTGCTGATGGCCTCCGGTGACGTCGTCGTCGGCTACCTGCTGCTCAGGGGCGCCGCGGTCGCCGCCGAGAAGCTGGAGGCCGCCTCCACCAAGGCCGTTTCGGCCAAGGACGTGGCCTTCTACACCGGCAAGATCGCGGCGGCGAAGTTCTTCGCGGCCGACGTCCTGCCCGGCGTGACGCTGGCCCGCAAGATCGCCGAGGGCGTCGAGCTGGACCTGATGGAGCTGGACGAGGCCGCGTTCTAG
- a CDS encoding M18 family aminopeptidase, with product MSAPSRFDRGHTDDLMTFLTASPSPYHAVASAAERLEKAGFRQVSETDAWEGSAGGKYVLRGGAIVAWYVPEGAAPHTPYRIVGAHTDSPNLRVKPMPDAGAHGWRQVAVEIYGGPLMNSWLDRDLGLAGRLTLRDGSTRLVNVDRPLLRVPQLAIHLDRAVSTEGLKLDKQRHLQPIWGLGDNVREGDLIAFLEEEAGIGAGEVTGWDLMTHSVEPPAYLGRDQELVAGPRMDNLLSVHAATAALTAVAATGDLPFIPVIAAFDHEENGSQSDTGADGPLLGDVLERSVFARGGAYEDRARAFAGTVCLSSDTGHAVHPNYAERHDPTHHPRVNGGPLLKVNVNNRYATDGSGRAVFAAACEKAGVPFQSFVSNNSMPCGTTIGPITAARHGIRTVDIGVAILSMHSVRELCGDKDPYLLANALTAFLEG from the coding sequence ATGAGCGCACCCTCCCGCTTCGACCGCGGCCACACCGACGACCTCATGACGTTCCTGACGGCCAGTCCGTCGCCGTACCACGCGGTGGCCAGCGCCGCCGAGCGGCTGGAGAAGGCCGGTTTCCGCCAGGTCTCGGAGACGGACGCGTGGGAGGGCTCGGCCGGCGGGAAGTACGTGCTGCGCGGCGGTGCGATCGTGGCCTGGTACGTCCCCGAGGGTGCCGCGCCGCACACCCCGTACCGGATCGTGGGCGCCCACACCGACTCGCCCAACCTGCGGGTCAAGCCGATGCCCGACGCCGGGGCGCACGGCTGGCGCCAGGTGGCCGTGGAGATCTACGGCGGGCCGCTGATGAACTCCTGGCTCGACCGCGACCTGGGGCTGGCGGGCCGGCTGACCCTGCGGGACGGCTCGACGCGCCTGGTGAACGTGGACCGGCCGCTGCTGCGGGTGCCGCAGCTCGCCATCCACCTGGACCGCGCGGTGTCCACGGAGGGCCTCAAGCTCGACAAGCAGCGCCATCTCCAGCCCATCTGGGGACTCGGCGACAACGTCCGCGAGGGCGATCTGATCGCGTTCCTGGAGGAGGAGGCCGGGATCGGCGCGGGCGAGGTCACCGGCTGGGACCTGATGACGCACTCCGTGGAGCCGCCCGCCTACCTGGGCCGCGACCAGGAGCTGGTGGCCGGGCCGCGCATGGACAACCTGCTGTCCGTGCACGCCGCCACGGCCGCGCTGACCGCCGTCGCCGCGACCGGGGACCTGCCGTTCATTCCCGTGATCGCCGCCTTCGACCACGAGGAGAACGGCTCGCAGTCGGACACCGGCGCGGACGGGCCGCTCCTCGGCGACGTGCTGGAGCGTTCGGTGTTCGCGCGCGGAGGGGCGTACGAGGACCGGGCGCGGGCCTTCGCGGGCACCGTCTGCCTCTCCTCCGACACCGGCCACGCCGTGCACCCCAACTACGCGGAGCGGCACGACCCCACCCACCACCCGCGCGTCAACGGCGGCCCCCTCCTCAAGGTCAACGTCAACAACCGCTACGCGACGGACGGTTCGGGCCGCGCGGTCTTCGCCGCCGCCTGCGAGAAGGCGGGCGTGCCCTTCCAGTCGTTCGTGTCCAACAACTCCATGCCGTGCGGCACCACGATCGGCCCGATCACCGCGGCCCGCCACGGCATCCGGACCGTCGACATCGGCGTGGCGATCCTGTCGATGCACAGCGTGCGGGAGTTGTGCGGCGACAAGGACCCCTACCTGCTGGCGAACGCGCTGACGGCCTTCCTGGAGGGGTAG
- a CDS encoding TetR/AcrR family transcriptional regulator C-terminal domain-containing protein, producing MADRATQHPIPSVWARPEHKPDQPTLSRAAIVREAIVMLDAEGIEALSMRKLATRLNAGAASLYRHVATKDELMELAVDEVAAEIHVPSSDGPDWRPAVAEAARSFRTTALRHPWLSSVLGQAGLAYLGPNLMSYSERLATLFAVAGFEDPNGAIDAVLSYVIGMSTTEAAWLLTVARSGESEADFIARLLPAAQQAVDGHEHLAKGYAVTAETIADPVALRDAKFAYALDIVLDGLEVRLAR from the coding sequence ATGGCAGACAGGGCGACACAGCATCCGATTCCGTCCGTATGGGCCCGCCCGGAGCACAAGCCCGACCAGCCCACGCTCAGCCGGGCCGCGATCGTGCGCGAGGCGATCGTCATGCTGGACGCCGAGGGCATCGAGGCGCTGAGCATGCGCAAGCTCGCCACCCGGCTGAACGCCGGTGCCGCCTCCCTCTACCGGCACGTCGCCACCAAGGACGAGCTGATGGAGCTGGCGGTGGACGAGGTGGCCGCCGAGATCCACGTACCGTCGTCGGACGGCCCCGACTGGCGCCCGGCCGTCGCGGAGGCGGCCCGCTCCTTCCGTACGACGGCGCTACGGCACCCCTGGCTGTCCTCGGTGCTCGGACAGGCCGGGCTCGCCTATCTCGGCCCGAACCTGATGTCGTACTCGGAGCGCCTGGCCACCCTGTTCGCGGTGGCCGGCTTCGAGGATCCGAACGGCGCGATCGACGCCGTGCTGTCGTACGTCATCGGCATGAGCACGACGGAGGCCGCCTGGCTTCTCACGGTCGCCCGCTCGGGCGAGAGCGAGGCCGACTTCATCGCCCGTCTGCTGCCCGCCGCCCAGCAGGCCGTCGACGGGCACGAGCATCTGGCCAAGGGCTATGCGGTGACCGCGGAGACGATCGCCGACCCGGTGGCCCTGCGGGACGCCAAGTTCGCCTACGCCCTGGACATCGTCCTGGACGGCCTGGAGGTGCGGCTCGCCCGCTGA
- a CDS encoding SseB family protein — translation MYGYDQNVGAQQQYAPPQQPMSGGNGYGQQAPLYPEPSPPSLADAVRAFTTGQITAEDFQQIFATSKVYCPRGDNPGFLALHNTQQPVIPMFTSLKELRRYAGKESKYFVITGAEVIDLLPTGYGFVLDMEGEHRMVFDAKAVEQMVEFAMRRMYG, via the coding sequence ATGTACGGCTACGACCAGAACGTCGGCGCACAGCAGCAGTACGCCCCGCCGCAGCAGCCCATGTCCGGCGGCAACGGCTACGGCCAGCAGGCGCCGCTCTACCCCGAGCCGTCCCCGCCCTCGCTCGCGGACGCCGTGCGCGCCTTCACCACCGGGCAGATCACCGCCGAGGACTTCCAGCAGATCTTCGCGACCTCGAAGGTCTACTGCCCGCGCGGCGACAACCCCGGCTTCCTCGCCCTGCACAACACCCAGCAGCCGGTGATCCCCATGTTCACCTCGCTCAAGGAGCTGCGCCGGTACGCGGGCAAGGAGTCCAAGTACTTCGTCATCACCGGCGCCGAGGTCATCGACCTGCTCCCCACCGGCTACGGCTTCGTCCTCGACATGGAGGGCGAGCACCGCATGGTCTTCGACGCGAAGGCCGTGGAGCAGATGGTCGAGTTCGCGATGCGGCGGATGTACGGCTGA
- a CDS encoding DUF6458 family protein: protein MGLGGCIILIAVGAILTFATDWDMQGVNLDLVGIILMVVGLIGVSTFSSIARRRRVVMPPNTPVVEEERRHTTRRDGYSDGYGV, encoded by the coding sequence ATGGGCCTCGGCGGATGCATCATTCTCATCGCCGTGGGAGCCATCCTCACGTTCGCGACCGACTGGGACATGCAGGGGGTCAATCTCGACCTGGTCGGCATCATCCTGATGGTCGTCGGACTGATCGGCGTGAGCACATTCAGCAGCATCGCCCGCCGCAGGCGGGTCGTCATGCCGCCCAACACCCCGGTGGTCGAGGAGGAGCGGCGCCACACCACGCGCAGGGACGGCTACAGCGACGGCTACGGCGTCTGA
- a CDS encoding GlxA family transcriptional regulator — MPQGSSQHRPHKVAVIVDEGTNPFEVGVATELFGLPRPELGLPGPLYEVALCTPTPEVRMNHGFFTLSGVPGLEAVDDADTLVVPGRPDNVVPRDEDVLEAIRRTHARGARVMSLCTGSFALAEAGLLDGLRATTHWMWAGLFRELHPKVRLEADVLFIDEGGVLTAAGSAAALDLGLHVVRRDHGAEIANAVSRRLVFAAHRDGGQRQFVERPLPDVREESLGPLLAWAQERLGEPLTVGDLAIRAAVSPATLHRRFRVQLGTTPLAWLTGERVALACRLIERGEERLDVVAARSGLGTAANLRARVRRETGLSPSAYRRRFGPAAGEAVRV, encoded by the coding sequence ATGCCGCAAGGATCCTCTCAGCATCGCCCCCATAAGGTCGCCGTCATCGTCGACGAGGGCACCAACCCCTTCGAGGTGGGTGTCGCCACCGAGCTGTTCGGGCTGCCGCGGCCCGAACTCGGGCTGCCCGGGCCGCTGTACGAGGTGGCGCTGTGCACGCCGACGCCCGAGGTGCGGATGAACCACGGCTTCTTCACCCTGTCCGGTGTGCCCGGTCTGGAGGCGGTGGACGACGCCGACACCCTCGTCGTCCCCGGCCGCCCCGACAACGTCGTCCCCCGCGACGAGGACGTCCTGGAGGCCATCCGGCGCACCCACGCGCGCGGGGCCCGTGTGATGAGCCTGTGCACCGGCAGCTTCGCCCTGGCCGAGGCCGGGCTGCTGGACGGCCTGCGGGCCACCACGCACTGGATGTGGGCCGGTCTGTTCCGCGAGCTGCACCCGAAGGTGCGGCTGGAGGCGGACGTGCTCTTCATCGACGAGGGAGGCGTCCTGACCGCCGCCGGGAGCGCCGCCGCGCTCGACCTCGGCCTGCACGTCGTACGACGGGACCACGGCGCGGAGATCGCCAACGCCGTGTCACGGCGGCTGGTGTTCGCCGCCCACCGCGACGGAGGGCAGCGCCAGTTCGTGGAACGGCCGCTGCCCGACGTACGGGAGGAGTCCCTGGGCCCGCTGCTCGCGTGGGCCCAGGAACGGCTGGGGGAGCCGCTGACGGTGGGCGACCTGGCGATCCGCGCGGCCGTCTCCCCCGCCACGCTCCACCGGCGCTTCCGCGTCCAGCTCGGGACGACTCCGCTGGCCTGGCTGACGGGGGAGCGCGTGGCGCTGGCGTGCCGGCTGATCGAGCGCGGCGAGGAGCGGCTGGACGTGGTGGCGGCCCGCAGCGGACTGGGGACGGCCGCGAACCTCCGCGCGCGCGTGCGCCGCGAGACCGGACTCAGCCCGTCGGCCTACCGGCGGCGTTTCGGACCGGCCGCCGGGGAAGCGGTGAGGGTATGA
- a CDS encoding pirin family protein, which produces MPAVTVENPLTLPRVAAPADAVARPVLTVTTAPSGFEGEGFPVRRAFAGINYRHLDPFIMMDQMGEVDYAPGAPKGTPWHPHRGFETVTYIIDGIFDHHDSNGGGGTITNGDTQWMTAGAGLLHIEAPPEHLVMSGGLFHGLQLWVNLPAKDKMMAPRYQDIRGGNVQLLASPDGGALLRVIAGELDGHAGPGITHTPITMIHATLAPGAELTLPWREDFNGLAYVLAGRGAVGAERRPIHLGQTAVFGAGGSLTVRADEQQDSHTPDLEVVLLGGRPIREPMAHYGPFVMNTREELQQAFDDFQKGRLGTIPAVHGMTEGGL; this is translated from the coding sequence ATGCCTGCAGTGACCGTCGAGAACCCGCTGACGCTGCCGCGCGTCGCCGCACCCGCCGACGCCGTGGCCCGTCCCGTACTCACCGTCACGACCGCTCCGAGCGGTTTTGAGGGCGAGGGCTTCCCGGTGCGACGGGCGTTCGCCGGGATCAATTACCGGCATCTGGATCCGTTCATCATGATGGATCAGATGGGGGAGGTGGACTATGCGCCGGGTGCGCCGAAGGGCACCCCTTGGCATCCGCACCGCGGCTTCGAGACCGTCACCTACATCATCGACGGCATCTTCGACCACCACGACTCCAACGGTGGTGGCGGCACCATCACCAACGGCGACACCCAGTGGATGACGGCCGGCGCGGGGCTGCTGCACATCGAGGCGCCGCCGGAGCACCTGGTCATGTCCGGCGGCCTCTTCCACGGCCTCCAGCTGTGGGTGAACCTCCCCGCCAAGGACAAGATGATGGCGCCGCGGTACCAGGACATCCGGGGCGGGAACGTGCAGTTGCTCGCCTCTCCGGACGGTGGCGCGCTCCTGCGGGTCATCGCCGGTGAGCTGGACGGCCATGCCGGTCCCGGTATCACCCACACCCCGATCACGATGATCCACGCGACGCTGGCGCCGGGGGCGGAGCTGACCCTGCCGTGGCGCGAGGACTTCAACGGACTGGCGTACGTGCTGGCGGGCCGGGGTGCGGTGGGTGCCGAGCGGCGGCCCATCCATCTGGGCCAGACCGCCGTCTTCGGCGCGGGTGGCTCCCTGACCGTCCGCGCGGACGAGCAGCAGGACTCCCACACGCCGGACCTGGAGGTCGTCCTCCTGGGCGGCCGGCCGATCCGTGAGCCGATGGCGCACTACGGGCCGTTCGTGATGAACACCCGTGAGGAGTTGCAGCAGGCGTTCGACGATTTCCAGAAGGGCCGGCTGGGGACGATCCCCGCGGTTCATGGAATGACTGAGGGCGGGCTGTAG
- a CDS encoding cupin domain-containing protein — protein MNPISLSAALASFSEQWSPRIVTTVNDYDVRVTHVEGEHLWHVHDHTDEFFLVLEGELRISLREPAGERTVTLPKGSVFTVPRGVEHKPYAPVPTDILLLEPTGTSTVGDRHDEVPAHVEATTGHTLA, from the coding sequence ATGAATCCGATCTCCCTCTCCGCCGCCCTCGCGTCCTTCAGCGAGCAGTGGAGCCCCCGCATCGTCACCACCGTCAACGACTACGACGTACGCGTCACGCATGTGGAGGGCGAGCACCTATGGCACGTCCACGACCATACTGACGAGTTCTTCCTGGTCCTGGAGGGGGAGCTGCGGATCTCCCTGCGCGAGCCCGCGGGGGAGCGCACGGTCACCCTCCCCAAGGGCTCGGTCTTCACCGTCCCCCGGGGCGTCGAACACAAGCCGTACGCGCCCGTCCCGACCGACATCCTCCTGCTCGAACCGACCGGTACCTCCACCGTGGGCGATCGCCACGACGAGGTACCGGCCCATGTGGAGGCCACGACGGGGCACACGCTGGCGTGA